A single genomic interval of Sebastes umbrosus isolate fSebUmb1 chromosome 9, fSebUmb1.pri, whole genome shotgun sequence harbors:
- the LOC119493842 gene encoding BTB/POZ domain-containing protein KCTD16-like, with amino-acid sequence MALSENCKTQPAKEQGSVQNPPSDVIELNVGGQVYYTRHATLTSFPNSLLGKLFSNKKGSSNDLSRDFRGRYFIDRDGFLFRYVLDYLRDKQVVLPDHFPEKGRLKREAEYFQLPDLAKLLSSEDAKLFPDDLCCSDLDDASQSSEQRFYQSYSLDRRYGYITVAFRGACTGGGRESQIDSKAKKLPRIFISSRICLAKEVFGDALSDNRDLDRPPDRYTCRFYLKFRHLERAFDMLSESGFHIVACNSSLTASSIGHYADDRVWSNYAQYIFYRGPSRWLSSHCDCCCKSHKSEREGESGTSFNELSTSCSETQSEASSPQGTVICGPVSRHPNVQTLDRPMPKGPVHMLQQAEMRRKTDMLRVRTFGVRDREAAKRKANKDKMTPEQEMEKCIQDFRRIRIPDRFPERKYMWQSELLRKYRL; translated from the exons atggcACTGAGCGAAAACTGCAAAACGCAACCTGCAAAAGAGCAAGGCTCTGTGCAAAACCCTCCATCGGATGTTATTGAGCTGAACGTGGGTGGACAGGTGTATTACACGCGCCATGCCACCTTGACAAGCTTTCCAAATTCCCTACTTGGGAAGCTTTTCTCCAACAAGAAGGGCTCTTCAAATGACTTGTCCAGGGACTTCAGAGGACGGTATTTCATAGACAGAGACGGCTTTCTGTTTCGGTATGTGTTGGATTATCTTAGAGACAAGCAGGTTGTCCTACCTGACCACTTCCCAGAGAAAGGCAGGTTGAAAAGAGAGGCGGAATATTTCCAGCTGCCAGATTTGGCCAAACTTTTGTCTTCCGAGGATGCAAAACTATTTCCAGACGACTTGTGCTGCAGTGATCTGGACGATGCATCGCAGAGCAGCGAGCAGAGGTTTTACCAGTCCTATTCCTTGGACAGGAGGTACGGATACATCACGGTGGCTTTCAGAGGAGCATGCACAGGAGGAGGTAGAGAAAGTCAGATTGACTCAAAGGCCAAAAAGTTACCGAGgatcttcatcagcagcagGATCTGCTTGGCCAAAGAGGTGTTTGGAGACGCCCTGAGTGATAACAGGGACTTGGACAGACCGCCGGATCGGTACACCTGCAGGTTTTACCTGAAGTTCAGGCACCTGGAGAGAGCTTTTGACATGCTGTCAGAGAGTGGCTTTCACATCGTGGCCTGCAACTCGTCCCTGACTGCGTCCTCCATCGGTCATTACGCGGATGACAGGGTTTGGTCCAATTACGCACAGTACATCTTCTACC GTGGACCCTCAAGGTGGTTGTCCTCTCACTGTGACTGCTGCTGCAAGAGCCACAAAAGTGAACGCGAAGGAGAGAGCGGCACTTCCTTTAACGAGCTCTCCACTTCCTGTTCTGAGACCCAGTCGGAGGCCAGTTCCCCTCAAGGGACCGTGATCTGCGGCCCCGTGAGCCGGCATCCCAATGTCCAGACGCTGGACCGTCCCATGCCCAAAGGACCAGTTCACATGCTGCAGCAGGCAGAGATGCGCCGCAAGACTGACATGCTCCGCGTGAGGACTTTCGGGGTCCGAGACCGAGAGGCCGCGAAGAGGAAAGCCAACAAGGATAAGATGACTCCAGAGCAGGAGATGGAGAAATGCATCCAGGACTTCCGGCGCATTAGGATTCCTGATCGCTTTCCGGAGAGGAAGTACATGTGGCAATCGGAGCTCCTGAGAAAGTACCGTCTCTAa